A genomic window from Schistocerca serialis cubense isolate TAMUIC-IGC-003099 unplaced genomic scaffold, iqSchSeri2.2 HiC_scaffold_1420, whole genome shotgun sequence includes:
- the LOC126443039 gene encoding uncharacterized protein LOC126443039, with product MRQAITARERLAVTVRFLATGNTYKDLAYSTRIANNTLSRMIPETLTAIASVLGDNATQCPRDPAEWKVIEDGFHSLWQFPHCIGALDGKHVKFRPLRSDGSSFRNYKGHDSIVLLALVDANYKFCLWTLAEMEE from the exons ATGCGTCAGGCAATTACGGCGCGGGAAAG GCTTGCTGTCACAGTGCGTTTCCTAGCGACCGGAAACACTTACAAAGATTTGGCCTATTCTACACGAATAGCGAACAACACGCTCTCCCGTATGATACCAGAGACTTTGACGGCCATAGCAAGCGTGTTAGGAGATAATGCGACACAG TGTCCACGTGATCCTGCCGAGTGGAAAGTAATAGAAGATGGGTTCCACAGCCTCTGGCAATTCCCGCATTGCATTGGAGCACTTGATGGGAAACATGTCAAGTTTAGGCCTCTGCGCTCTGATGGTTCATCATTCAGAAACTACAAAGGTCACGACAGCATAGTTCTTTTAGCTCTAGTAGATGCTAATTATAAATTTTGTTTGTGGACATTGGCAGAAATGGAAGAATGA